One Streptomyces sp. ML-6 genomic region harbors:
- a CDS encoding energy-coupling factor ABC transporter permease: MHIAEGFLPPAHAIAWGVASAPFVVHGVRSLTREVKEHPESTLLLGASGAFTFVLSALKLPSVTGSCSHPTGTGLGAILFRPPIMAVLGTITLLFQALLLAHGGLTTLGANVFSMAVVGPWAGYGLYRLLRRFDVPLMVAVFFAAFVADLSTYCVTSVQLALAFPDPSSGFLGALGKFGSIFAVTQIPLAVSEGLLTVVVMRLLAQSSKGELTRLGVFPAVRADRTGTPEGVAR, translated from the coding sequence ATGCACATAGCCGAGGGCTTTCTGCCTCCGGCGCACGCGATCGCCTGGGGCGTCGCGTCCGCGCCGTTCGTCGTACACGGAGTACGGTCACTCACCCGTGAGGTCAAGGAGCACCCGGAGAGCACCCTGCTCCTCGGCGCCTCCGGGGCCTTCACCTTCGTCCTGTCGGCCCTGAAACTCCCTTCGGTGACCGGGAGTTGCTCGCACCCCACGGGCACCGGGCTGGGCGCCATCCTCTTCCGGCCGCCGATCATGGCGGTGCTCGGCACCATCACCCTGCTCTTCCAGGCGCTGCTGCTGGCCCACGGCGGCCTGACCACGCTCGGCGCCAACGTCTTCTCGATGGCGGTCGTCGGCCCCTGGGCCGGGTACGGGCTGTACCGGCTGCTGCGGCGGTTCGACGTGCCGCTGATGGTGGCGGTGTTCTTCGCCGCGTTCGTCGCCGACCTCTCCACCTACTGCGTCACCAGTGTGCAGCTGGCGCTGGCCTTCCCCGACCCGAGCAGCGGTTTCCTGGGCGCGCTCGGCAAGTTCGGCTCCATCTTCGCCGTCACCCAGATCCCGCTCGCGGTGAGCGAGGGGCTGCTGACGGTGGTCGTGATGCGGCTGCTGGCGCAGTCCAGCAAGGGGGAACTGACCCGGCTGGGCGTGTTCCCGGCCGTCCGGGCGGACCGGACCGGCACGCCCGAGGGAGTGGCCCGATGA
- a CDS encoding winged helix-turn-helix domain-containing protein — MDRQQPDVRLALCDLWQAFGAVALLTRYGPDAPWPHRSWAREAHGMLTPRLRSVVALARRRGRVPSFLGTGIASRRAGITEGLDDLARTPAAPVRDEIAREYPAAVEDPPIAALIRDPESQLRYLAADLANFWRVAVEPREAGLARCLEEEILFRSRTLAMSGGAALLRELGLPLERTDGTGRLTAVPMMFADGTHWWSVAGGRTVVSFAARGAGLLHTGPKREGAAQDRREDRLAILLGRGRASVVRELAEPITTSALADHLGLAASTVSQHLSALVSAGVVQRHRAGTRVLYELNRSGVTLTQCLMSHQASQG, encoded by the coding sequence ATGGACCGACAGCAGCCCGACGTAAGACTGGCGTTGTGCGATCTGTGGCAGGCATTCGGCGCCGTCGCGCTGTTGACCCGCTATGGCCCCGACGCCCCCTGGCCCCATCGCTCCTGGGCCCGCGAGGCGCACGGGATGCTGACGCCGCGCCTGAGGTCCGTGGTCGCCCTGGCCCGGCGGCGGGGGCGTGTCCCCTCGTTCCTGGGGACGGGCATCGCCTCGCGGCGGGCGGGGATCACCGAGGGGCTGGACGACCTGGCGCGCACCCCGGCCGCCCCGGTCCGCGACGAGATCGCCCGGGAGTACCCGGCGGCCGTCGAGGATCCCCCGATCGCCGCGCTGATCCGTGACCCGGAGAGTCAACTCCGTTACCTGGCAGCCGATTTAGCGAACTTCTGGCGGGTCGCGGTCGAGCCGCGCGAGGCAGGCCTGGCGCGCTGTCTGGAGGAGGAGATCCTCTTCCGCTCGCGCACCCTGGCGATGAGCGGGGGAGCGGCGCTCCTCCGCGAACTGGGGCTGCCGCTCGAACGCACCGACGGCACGGGCCGCTTGACCGCCGTACCGATGATGTTCGCGGACGGCACCCACTGGTGGTCGGTCGCCGGCGGCCGGACCGTGGTCTCCTTCGCGGCGCGGGGAGCGGGGCTCCTGCACACCGGTCCGAAGCGGGAGGGTGCCGCGCAGGACCGGCGCGAGGACCGCCTGGCGATCCTGCTGGGCCGGGGGCGCGCCTCGGTCGTACGGGAACTGGCCGAACCGATCACCACCTCCGCGCTCGCCGACCACCTGGGGCTCGCCGCGAGCACGGTCTCCCAGCACCTCTCGGCACTCGTCTCGGCCGGTGTGGTGCAACGCCACCGGGCCGGTACGCGCGTCCTGTACGAGCTGAACCGTTCGGGCGTGACGCTGACACAGTGTCTGATGAGCCACCAGGCATCACAGGGCTGA
- a CDS encoding Gfo/Idh/MocA family oxidoreductase, with protein sequence MRIGIVGTDSSHVDQIVRHLNIDGAGGDARVVALSGGHGPRNDALAATGGITRIVDEPAGLLGLVDAVVVADRYGTRHRDLAIPFLSEGLAVFVDKPLARTVEDARAMIDTALAHGAPLTSSSALRWIPDTEELAARAAANGAPHLVVVSGPADPDSEYDGIFFYGIHAADLALRLAPGAVSGIRTDLTDTTVTASFTAGGTRVVVNLVRPGSTEQIPFHAMAFTREAMVQRTIVPGADYCVPGLEVFLEMVRTGRQPIGHEDLLRPVEVLEAVAAALGEAPAGTRTG encoded by the coding sequence ATGCGCATCGGGATCGTCGGCACCGACAGCAGCCACGTCGACCAGATCGTCCGCCACCTCAACATCGACGGGGCGGGCGGCGACGCCCGCGTCGTGGCGCTCAGCGGCGGGCACGGCCCGCGCAACGACGCCCTGGCGGCCACCGGCGGGATCACGAGGATCGTCGACGAGCCCGCCGGGCTGCTCGGACTGGTCGACGCCGTCGTCGTCGCGGACCGGTACGGCACGCGCCACCGCGACCTGGCGATTCCCTTCCTGTCCGAGGGCCTCGCGGTGTTCGTCGACAAGCCGCTCGCCCGCACCGTCGAGGACGCCCGGGCGATGATCGACACCGCGCTCGCCCACGGCGCGCCGCTCACCTCGTCCTCGGCGCTCCGCTGGATCCCCGACACCGAGGAGCTGGCGGCCCGGGCGGCGGCGAACGGCGCACCGCACCTGGTCGTCGTGTCCGGGCCGGCCGACCCCGACAGCGAGTACGACGGGATCTTCTTCTACGGGATCCACGCGGCGGACCTCGCCCTCCGGCTCGCACCCGGAGCGGTCTCCGGCATCCGCACGGACCTCACCGACACCACCGTCACCGCCTCGTTCACGGCGGGCGGCACCCGGGTCGTCGTGAACCTCGTCCGGCCGGGCAGTACGGAGCAGATCCCGTTCCACGCGATGGCCTTCACCCGCGAGGCCATGGTCCAGCGGACGATCGTCCCCGGCGCGGACTACTGCGTCCCGGGCCTCGAAGTGTTCCTGGAGATGGTCCGTACGGGCAGGCAGCCCATCGGGCACGAGGACCTGCTGCGTCCGGTCGAGGTCCTGGAAGCCGTCGCCGCGGCCCTGGGCGAGGCGCCCGCCGGTACCCGGACGGGGTGA
- a CDS encoding phytanoyl-CoA dioxygenase family protein has product MTTPDSYLYRSPSQRPYFSSDGESYLAQTPLRDIRKSRELRVLSEADFEFWQTYGYVIVREAIPAAAARRLLDFTWDFQGLDPARPETWYEDRPFRDDLDRELHVYGFVEAYHHQLIWDSRQAQRVYDAFVDVWDCEELWVTLDRLNLNPPNVKNRDRALIAPTDKGFDIELHWDVDTTLGVLPQRVQGIIALNDTRPEAGGFQCSPELFRRFEEWKTGQPADRDPIRPDTDRAEFPVIRPELRAGDLLIWNGLLAHGVARNTSRDEVRAVQYLSMMPALESHDELRRSRIDSWRNLATPEWNRTLVGDITKHESLRYGTATLNDLGEKLLGLKSWHGQDDERSTGELACAESV; this is encoded by the coding sequence ATGACGACGCCCGACTCCTACCTGTACCGATCCCCCTCGCAACGCCCGTACTTCAGCTCGGACGGCGAGTCCTACCTGGCACAGACACCGCTGAGGGACATCCGGAAGTCGCGGGAACTGCGGGTGCTCTCCGAGGCGGACTTCGAGTTCTGGCAGACCTACGGCTACGTCATCGTGCGGGAGGCGATCCCGGCCGCCGCGGCGCGCCGCCTGCTCGACTTCACCTGGGACTTCCAGGGTCTCGACCCGGCCCGGCCCGAGACCTGGTACGAGGACCGCCCCTTCCGGGACGACCTGGACCGGGAACTGCACGTCTACGGATTCGTCGAGGCGTACCACCACCAGCTCATCTGGGACAGCCGGCAGGCGCAGCGCGTCTACGACGCCTTCGTCGACGTGTGGGACTGCGAAGAGCTGTGGGTGACCCTGGACCGGCTCAACCTCAACCCGCCCAACGTCAAGAACCGGGACCGGGCGCTCATCGCGCCCACCGACAAGGGCTTCGACATCGAGCTCCACTGGGACGTCGACACCACGCTCGGCGTCCTGCCCCAGCGGGTCCAGGGCATCATCGCGCTGAACGACACCCGGCCGGAGGCGGGCGGCTTCCAGTGCTCGCCGGAACTCTTCCGCCGGTTCGAGGAGTGGAAGACCGGGCAGCCCGCGGACCGGGACCCGATCAGGCCGGACACCGACCGCGCGGAGTTCCCGGTCATCCGCCCGGAGCTGCGGGCCGGGGACCTGCTGATCTGGAACGGCCTGCTCGCGCACGGGGTGGCCCGCAACACCTCGCGGGACGAGGTCCGCGCCGTCCAGTACCTCTCGATGATGCCCGCGCTGGAGTCGCACGACGAACTGCGGCGCTCCCGGATCGATTCGTGGCGCAACCTCGCCACCCCGGAATGGAACAGGACGCTCGTCGGCGACATCACGAAGCACGAATCCCTCAGGTACGGCACTGCCACGCTGAACGACCTCGGCGAGAAGCTGCTGGGACTGAAGTCCTGGCACGGGCAGGACGACGAGCGGTCGACCGGAGAGCTGGCATGCGCCGAATCTGTCTGA
- a CDS encoding energy-coupling factor ABC transporter substrate-binding protein → MSRNAKINALLLLVVAALAVLPLALGLGDHKEEPFAGADAEAETAITELEPDYEPWFSPLYEPPSGEIESALFALQAALGAGVLAYYFGLRRGRRQGSELAGAQGQARRDPESAPVGTGDSPAEGA, encoded by the coding sequence ATGAGCCGTAACGCGAAGATCAACGCCCTGTTGCTGCTCGTCGTGGCCGCGCTCGCGGTCCTGCCGCTGGCGCTCGGCCTCGGCGACCACAAGGAGGAGCCGTTCGCGGGCGCCGACGCCGAGGCGGAGACGGCGATCACCGAGCTCGAACCGGACTACGAACCCTGGTTCTCGCCCCTGTACGAACCGCCGTCCGGCGAGATCGAGTCGGCGCTCTTCGCCCTCCAGGCGGCGCTCGGCGCGGGTGTCCTCGCCTACTACTTCGGGCTGCGCCGGGGCCGCCGCCAGGGCTCGGAACTCGCAGGGGCGCAGGGGCAGGCACGGCGGGATCCCGAAAGCGCGCCCGTCGGTACCGGGGACTCCCCCGCCGAGGGAGCCTGA
- a CDS encoding ATP-binding cassette domain-containing protein, translating into MSEPAALVALRGASFSYEDGPTVLDGLDFEVREGRALALLGRNGSGKTTLMRLLSGGLRPRTGRLTVEGSPVSYDRKGLTRLRTTVQLVVQDPDDQLFAASVLQDVSFGPLNLGLSDAEVRARVDEALTALDIGALADRPTHLLSYGQRKRAAIAGAVAMRPRVLILDEPTAGLDPDGQERLLATLDRLRANGTTVVMATHDVDLALRWADDAALLTPSGAHLAPAPAALARTDLLQQAGLRLPWGIAAAELLRTHGLLAEGTTGPRTPEELAALVPEAPADR; encoded by the coding sequence ATGAGCGAGCCCGCCGCCCTGGTCGCCCTGCGGGGCGCGTCCTTCTCGTACGAGGACGGGCCGACCGTGCTCGACGGGCTCGACTTCGAGGTGCGCGAGGGGCGCGCGCTCGCGCTGCTGGGCCGCAACGGCAGCGGCAAGACCACCCTGATGCGGCTGCTCAGCGGCGGGCTGCGGCCGCGCACCGGGCGACTGACCGTCGAGGGGAGCCCCGTCTCGTACGACCGCAAGGGGCTGACCCGGCTGCGCACGACCGTGCAGTTGGTGGTGCAGGACCCCGACGACCAGCTCTTCGCCGCGTCCGTCCTCCAGGACGTGTCCTTCGGCCCGCTCAACCTGGGCCTGTCCGACGCCGAGGTGCGGGCGCGCGTCGACGAGGCGCTCACCGCCCTGGACATCGGCGCGCTGGCCGACCGGCCCACCCATCTGCTGTCCTACGGGCAGCGCAAGCGGGCCGCGATCGCCGGTGCCGTCGCCATGCGGCCCCGGGTGCTGATCCTCGACGAGCCGACCGCCGGGCTCGACCCGGACGGCCAGGAGCGGCTGCTCGCCACCCTCGACCGGCTCCGTGCGAACGGCACCACCGTCGTCATGGCCACCCATGACGTCGATCTCGCCCTGCGCTGGGCCGACGACGCCGCACTCCTCACCCCGTCCGGCGCACACCTCGCCCCGGCACCCGCCGCCCTCGCCCGCACCGACCTGCTCCAGCAGGCGGGGCTGCGCCTGCCGTGGGGCATCGCGGCGGCCGAACTGCTGCGCACGCACGGGCTGTTGGCCGAAGGCACCACCGGTCCGCGCACCCCGGAGGAACTGGCCGCCCTGGTGCCCGAGGCCCCGGCCGACCGCTGA
- the cbiQ gene encoding cobalt ECF transporter T component CbiQ produces the protein MLPIDEAAHGNRWRRRHPVDKAVLGLGLTVLAISLPPWPGAALVLVTALVLLTGPAGVPGRRLWRAYRVPLGFCVTGAATLLVRVGGPDGFVALADDGPVRAGELLLRTSAASLGVLLFAFTTPMSDLLPRLVRAGVPAPVVDVALVTYRMSFLLLDSVRLIRQAQAARLGHTTRAAAWRSLGGLGATAFVRAFDRAARLQAGLAGRGYDGTLRVLVPEARVSVPFTAASLALLAALTVLTFVLERPLS, from the coding sequence GTGCTGCCGATCGACGAGGCGGCGCACGGCAACCGCTGGCGCCGCCGTCACCCCGTGGACAAGGCCGTGCTCGGACTCGGGCTCACCGTGCTCGCGATCTCGCTGCCGCCCTGGCCCGGCGCGGCGCTCGTCCTGGTGACGGCGCTCGTGCTGCTGACCGGTCCGGCGGGCGTGCCGGGCCGGCGGCTGTGGCGGGCGTACCGGGTGCCGTTGGGTTTCTGCGTGACCGGGGCGGCCACCCTGCTGGTGCGGGTCGGCGGCCCCGACGGGTTCGTGGCCCTCGCCGACGACGGGCCGGTCCGGGCGGGGGAACTCCTGCTGCGCACCTCGGCCGCCTCCCTGGGGGTGCTGCTGTTCGCCTTCACCACGCCCATGTCCGACCTGTTGCCGCGCCTGGTGCGGGCCGGGGTGCCCGCGCCGGTCGTGGACGTCGCCCTGGTGACGTACCGCATGAGTTTCCTGCTGCTCGACTCCGTGCGCCTGATCCGTCAGGCGCAGGCGGCCCGGCTCGGGCACACCACGCGGGCCGCCGCCTGGCGTTCCCTCGGCGGGCTCGGCGCCACCGCGTTCGTCCGGGCCTTCGACCGGGCGGCGCGGCTCCAGGCCGGGCTCGCCGGCCGGGGCTACGACGGCACCCTGCGCGTCCTGGTGCCCGAGGCCCGGGTCTCCGTCCCCTTCACCGCGGCGAGCCTCGCGCTGCTCGCGGCACTGACCGTCCTCACCTTCGTACTGGAAAGGCCGCTGTCATGA